Proteins from one Enoplosus armatus isolate fEnoArm2 chromosome 4, fEnoArm2.hap1, whole genome shotgun sequence genomic window:
- the smim15 gene encoding small integral membrane protein 15, whose amino-acid sequence MIDVRAWAEYVVEWAAKDPYGFLTTVILALTPLFIASALLSWKLAKMIEARDREQKKKQKRQENIAKAKRTKKD is encoded by the coding sequence ATGATTGACGTTCGGGCATGGGCAGAGTATGTGGTGGAGTGGGCTGCCAAAGACCCCTACGGTTTCCTCACCACTGTCATACtggctctcacccctctcttCATTGCCAGTGCACTGCTGTCCTGGAAGCTGGCCAAGATGATCGAGGCACGTGACCGggaacagaagaaaaagcagaaacgTCAGGAAAACATAGCCAAGGCCAAGAGGACCAAGAAAGACTGA